A region of Vicugna pacos chromosome 7, VicPac4, whole genome shotgun sequence DNA encodes the following proteins:
- the LOC102535870 gene encoding cytochrome c oxidase subunit 6B1-like — protein MAEDIKTKIKNYQTSPFDSRFPNQNQTRNCWQNYLDFHRCEKAMTAKGGDISVCEWYRCVYKSLCPISWVTTWDERRADGTFPGKI, from the coding sequence ATGGCAGAAGACATCAAGACCAAAATCAAGAACTACCAGACTTCCCCTTTTGACAGCCGCTTCCCCAACCAGAACCAGACCAGGAACTGCTGGCAGAACTACCTGGACTTCCACCGCTGTGAGAAGGCAATGACTGCTAAAGGGGGTGATATCTCCGTGTGCGAATGGTACCGGTGTGTGTACAAGTCCCTCTGCCCCATATCCTGGGTGACGACCTGGGACGAACGCCGGGCCGATGGCACGTTTCCTGGGAAGATCTGA